In Ptychodera flava strain L36383 chromosome 17, AS_Pfla_20210202, whole genome shotgun sequence, one genomic interval encodes:
- the LOC139115490 gene encoding uncharacterized protein: MEGITIHWHGMLQRNTPWMDGVAGVSHCPINPGETFTYRFLATPPGTHWYHSHLGTQRTDGLYGALIVLPPEETVEETTDPDYEGEFIMILHDWMRDTSLDINNRILWEMQRFYPGYNVTAPSCFYQTKQSDGTEIGVTPFRSGLINGKGLFYPYERSPRRDVIDNNLIPMEIFTVKRPLSYRFRVINAAMIYAFRVSIDKHKLHVIATDGNRVRTVIADELIINSGERFDFYIETNELADNFWIRATTLETSDINGNTVYPGHVEAILHYEAAPAGRWPTTTPTQCTQTSHCVTLNCPFGYFPPNNYIDCIPISHVKAAASQPPPPTIPNVDDSNAEEIFINFHFAGTISRRSSVNGRRFIPPSTPPMTLPGGKYEDYMTVCNEAECSERHCSCTHFIEIKTGKVVQITLYNMVQYPGEGIRGTPHPVHLHGHHFYVLKTGYAQYTANGLYTGDNEDIDCGEDERCNSGKWRNTSWEETIFLV, from the exons ATGGAAGGCATCACAATTCACTGGCATGGAATGCTACAACGTAATACACCTTGGATGGATGGAGTGGCTGGTGTGTCACATTGCCCTATAAACCCTGGCGAAACATTTACTTACAG GTTTCTGGCTACACCTCCCGGAACACATTGGTACCACTCCCATCTCGGAACACAGAGAACGGATGGATTGTATGGAGCATTGATTGTGTTACCGCCTGAAGAGACT gTTGAGGAGACTACAGATCCAGACTATGAAGGCGAATTCATAATGATTCTCCATGACTGGATGAGAGACACTTCCCTAGATATAAACAATCGTATATTGTGGGAAATGCAAAG ATTTTATCCTGGTTACAATGTAACTGCACCATCCTGTTTTTATCAAACAAAGCAGTCTGATGGTACTGAAATTGGAGTTACCCCTTTTAGGTCCGGATTAATAAATGGCAAAG GTTTATTTTATCCATATGAGAGAAGTCCAAGACGAGACGTCATTGATAACAATCTGATACCCATGGAAATATTCACCGTCAAACGACCATTATCATATCGTTTCCGTGTCATCAACGCTGCTATGATCTACGCCTTCAGAGTGTCTATCGACAAGCACAAACTTCATGTGATCGCTACTGATGGTAATAGGGTCCGCACGGTTATTGCGGATGAGCTCATCATAAACTCCGGTGAAAGATTCGATTTCTACATCGAGACCAATGAACTTGCCGACAACTTCTGGATTCGTGCCACAACCCTTGAAACGTCTGACATCAATGGA AATACTGTATATCCAGGACATGTAGAAGCTATCTTACACTATGAAGCAGCACCTGCGGGAAGATGGCCGACGACCACGCCAACTCAATGTACTCAAACTAGCCATTGTGTTACTTTGAATTGTCCCTTTGG GTACTTTCCACCGAACAATTATATAGACTGTATACCAATTTCACATGTCAAAGCAGCAGCTAGTCAACCCCCGCCTCCAACGATCCCGAACGTCGACGACAGTAATGCCGAAGAAATCTTCATTAACTTTCACTTTGCGGGGACCATTTCAAGGCGGTCTTCTGTTAACGGGAGACGTTTCATCCCACCGTCAACGCCGCCCATG ACACTTCCTGGTGGAAAATATGAGGACTATATGACGGTGTGTAACGAGGCAGAGTGTTCAGAACGACACTGTAGTTGTACTCACTTCATTGAAATCAAGACTGGCAAGGTGGTTCAGATTACCCTCTACAACATGGTACAATATCCAG GCGAAGGTATACGAGGAACGCCTCATCCTGTACATCTCCATGGCCATCACTTCTATGTCTTAAAGACCGGTTACGCCCAATATACCGCCAATGGGTTATATACTGGCGACAACGAAGACATCGACTGTGGAGAGGATGAACGTTGTAACTCTGGTAAATGGCGTAACACCAGCTGGGAGGAGACAATATTCCTGGTTTGA